A stretch of the Panicum virgatum strain AP13 chromosome 9N, P.virgatum_v5, whole genome shotgun sequence genome encodes the following:
- the LOC120689062 gene encoding transcription factor bHLH18-like codes for MNSSSANHQWLEELENEDLGELDFIDPLTMQQLAESLADELSDQPTQEQQVQLDQRQQPMYPTDFSFLGDISKSYVVAEGFPTTTMAISVGGGDSMFSFTDGMSKQLSFSSPERKQERDASVTAGRLGAPSPVETKGRRRASSSVHEHVLGERRRREKMHLQFATLASIIPDATKRDKVSLLGSTIDYVHHLRSRLKALQDEQFQSSGSTAESPPLDARCCIGSEDDGEASQKIEADVRGKTVLLRVVCREKKGVLIMVLKELEKQGLSITSTNVLQLAESLLNITVTAQIEDGSYSTAVELVNNLNSALRNFY; via the exons ATGAACTCCTCATCAGCCAATCATCAATGGCTGGAAGAACTG GAAAACGAGGATCTCGGGGAGCTCGACTTCATTGACCCGCTGACCATGCAGCAGCTCGCCGAATCCCTCGCCGACGAGCTCTCGGACCAGCCTACTCAAGAACAGCAAGTACAGTTGGATCAACGGCAGCAACCTATGTACCCGACCGACTTCTCCTTTCTCGGGGACATCAGCAAATCCTACGTCGTCGCCGAGGGATtcccgacgacgacgatggccatcagcgtgggcggcggcgacagcaTGTTCTCCTTCACCGACGGCATGTCGAAGCAGCTGAGCTTCTCTTCGCCCGAGCGCAAGCAGGAACGAGACGCCAGTGTGACTGCCGGGAGACTCGGCGCACCGTCGCCGGTGGAAACGAAAGGCAGGCGGAGAGCGAGCTCGAGCGTACATGAGCACGTTCTTggagagaggcggcggcgggagaagATGCACCTCCAGTTCGCGACCCTCGCATCCATCATCCCTGACGCCACCAAG AGAGACAAGGTGTCCCTCCTGGGGAGTACCATCGACTACGTGCACCATCTTAGGAGCAGGCTCAAGGCCCTGCAGGATGAGCAGTTCCAGAGCAGCGGCAGCACGGCGGAGTCGCCACCGCTGGACGCCCGGTGCTGCATCGGCTCCGAGGATGACGGCGAGGCGAGCCAGAAGATCGAGGCCGACGTCCGGGGGAAGACGGTTCTGCTGAGGGTGGTGTGCCGGGAGAAGAAGGGGGTGCTGATCATGGTGCTCAAGGAGCTGGAGAAGCAAGGCCTGTCCATCACCAGCACCAACGTCTTGCAGCTCGCCGAGTCGTTGCTCAACATCACAGTCACCGCGCAG ATTGAAGACGGATCTTATTCTACCGCTGTTGAGCTTGTGAACAATCTAAACTCTGCTCTCAGAAATTTTTATTAG